ggaggctagtggcttacttagcagccactctcccgctacaaaatagagcctggaggctagtggcttacctagcagccactctcccgctagaaaagagagcttggaggctagtggcttacctagcagccactctcccgctaaaatcatgtgttactcatttgtttgaaagctttatgctcaatgtggttataatgataatcatttgataatgtttatgaaaagtgttatgttttcttgctgggctttggctcatgggtgctatgtggtgcaggtaaagggaaagaaaagctcacctagccctgagtggagagttgatgtggtgatgtgtacatatgcggccgcttgaccaccacggccaaggacttctcagaggaactagggggtttaccctaatttttgccgcttaggtcggcgggattgtaactttaaaacactagtgaccattttgtactgagaaccacttgtaaatgttttgtttagctctgcagagcagtttgtaataaaaatctccatttcctttttattggttttatgccttaacctgttaactacacttagagcacgtttttgaccaaaggactcaggcaatgagtcaaatttccggtccaccgttcaccgtaactgttctggggtagccagggtgtTACAGATGAGATGGAAGAAACAGAAGCTAGAACACAAGATTCCACTCAATTCGAGACCCAAGCAAAACGGGTGGCGGAATATGTTCAAACTGCGAAAATCATTCCACCATCACCACCGAAAGAACAAACATAGCCGTCCACATCAGGCACTGTGCCTCCAACCTCAACTCCTGCAGCCAATGACGCCGACTACCTTAGGTTGGCGAAGAGATTGGAGAAGGTCGAAGCCCAACAAATAGCAATTCTGGCTGCACAGAATGAGATGAAGACTACGTTTGAGAGTAGTCATGCTGAGATGAAGAAGCTTATCATGGATCAACTTGTGACCGTGATAAGTTTGTTACAGAAGCAACCATCACAGCCAGCAGAGGATGAACGTCGTCAGTATAATTCTGATTCTTAAGACGACGTGTACCCTGAAGATTGGGAACCCAACGTAGATGAGATTCCTTCTACTCCAACGGATGCCATTATTATGGCCATCGGAGATACACAGTCTCAGAATGTGCAATAGTTGGATGGGCCACCAGCTGGAGTGGAATTTGTGAGGAGGGCAAAACGGAAGCCAGTGTATTTGAAGGACTACACAGCGGGGAAGAAGAAACAACGAACTAGTCCAGTTGAGGTTGATACTTTGAGGCCAGCAGACCCACGACTCTACAAATTTTTCAAAAGGTGGATTACTTACTCGAGGGACAACGACCGTCCTAGAGAAGTGCACACTGGCATTGCTGATCGAAGTTGGTTAGTGAAGGTGATGGTGGAGCACGAATGGCTCGACGATGCTGTAAGTACTTGTTTCTTAACTGTTTAATTTAACTGTTTTCTCATTTTGAACAATACATCATTTTATTTGTGATATTTAGCGATATTTAGCGATGTATAAGTTGATTGTTTGTTTAAATTGCAATTAAATCGCTTTAAGTCGTTCAGAAAATCGCGAAAATGGTACATTGGGATATGCGCAATGTTTTGCGATGTCTGTGTGACATAAAGCGATTTAATTGTAGAAATTGTGTTTTATGCGACCTATATGCGACATGTTTGTGATATTAACCTAGAAAATTTGTGTTTTGCGACTTATTTGCGACATTTGTGCGACTCTTTTGCGATACGATTCTAACCATTTTTATTTCAAATGCAGCAAATTGATGCCATATTCCACATGTTGAGAAGAAGGAGGAAGCTCTTCCCTGAGGTGTACACTACGAATTGTGTGGTTCTGGACACATCTGCTCCACAAATATTTTCAATGTACTGGAATTGTCATGATGGTGACAGAAGCACATTTATCTGGGATGAGTCAGTTATTCATTATGTGAGGGGGATGGAGCATCGGTACTTGCCTTGTTGGGAGAACCAGGAGTACATCTACTTCACATTGAACCTTCCTGCTGAGAAGCATTGGGTGGCTGTTGAGGTAGATATTGAGAATTGGCAGATTGTTGAATATGACTGTGATATCGGCGCCACGACTGAGGACAATATGAAGTCATATTTGAAGCCTTATGCCGAGCTATTTGCATCCTTATTGCGGGCTTCTAGTTATTTTAAGACCAACAGTTATGTATTTCCGTTTGAAACAGGTGATCTCAGCCAGCTCCCACCAATGCATTATAAACGAGCTACTCCGGAAGTTGTACCGCAAGCGGAAAGCAGGTAAATGTctctttttgtatttattttattttgtactcCATTATGAATTACTTTACTAAATTGTTACTAATAGTTACCAATATCTTTTTATTTGCAGTGGCGATTGTGGAATGTATGCCATTGAATACGTGGAGCACCGAATGTTGGATCGGTCGTTTGAGAAAGTTAACGATGATAACATGCTCACCTTTAGACATAGGTGGTGTGTTGACTTATTTTACCAGAATTTGAGCTGGTAGTTGAACtggttttataattttttgtggTTAATGTATAATATTTACGACACTATTATATTTTGTCAGATTAGTAAAATATGTTAGAAATCGTCTTTAATCGCTAATTTCGCTTTGAAAATCGCACATTTATATCGTCTGAAATCGCATTTATCGCACAAAAATCGCATAATTAATCTCCATAGTTTCTGGTGTAAATTAACAAATCATCGCAAATATATCGCACAAGAATCACATAATTAATCTCCATAGTTTTCTggtgtaaatttaaaaaaatcgcAAATATATCGCAAAAGAATCGCATAATTAATCTTCATAGATTCCTGGTGTGCATTAACTGAGCATCGCAAATATATCGCACAAAATCGCATACTAATCGCGTAATTAAACTTCATAGATTTATGGTGTACATTAACTAAGCATCGCGAAAATATCGCTAATAATCGCAAATCATCGCTTTAAACGAAACAAGGATCttgtaaatatttatgttttaaattgccCAAAAATCGCGAACAAATCGCAAGAACTCTCACAAACATATCGCAGAAATATCGTTTGCTATCGCAAATAATTGCGTATAATCGCAAAAACATCGCCAGATATcacaaaattggaaaaaaaaaatctactttGATCCTGTTAAAAATTCTACATGGTTCACACATTCCTGTataaaaaaaaaggttaaaaaaCTGTAACAGCAACCAGGAATACAACACAAAAATTCAGTCCAAAAATAAGTGCATTACAACTAATATAGATAAGTATACTAATAGAGAAAAGCTTCAAACTCGAGCTTTGCATGTAGCTCTGTTGTGCCCCGAACCACCGCAGTTAGTACAATGGCGAGGTTCCACAACCACTTGACCATTAGACGGGCAACGCTTCATCGGTCTTCTACCCGCATTGCTCTTCCGAGGCCGACCCACCGGTTTTTTATCCACTGGTACCCCGACTCTCATGTTCTTGATGTGTTCCGGTAGTACCCAATCATCCTCCTCGCCGACAACATTAATTGTTGCATCGTAGGTCTTCTTCCACGTGTCTTTTGTGTAGTACGGGGAACTAAGTGCGTACAGGCTAGCATTCTGACTAATTGATGCGGCACATGCATGAGGACAAGGGATTTTTAGCAATTGGAACATTCCGCATGTGCATGTTCTCTCGACTAAGTCCACATCACCACCTCTCTGACCTTCAGGACCCGTACCAACGTTAAATAATTGCGCACCATTACGATAGACACTCCTGAACCTACCATCTTCATGTTGTGCTTTTAAATCCTTCTCAAAAGTAGTTTCCAAAGGGGTAGTGCACTTACTTGCATTTTCGAGACGATCAGCAAACCAATTTTGCAGTGTGAACCTGGTGAATTCAACCAAAGTAGTTATTGGATATTTCCTGAATTCTTCTGTCACAcgttgttgaagctttcagcgGCGTTGCTTGTCATTATGTTGTACCGATCGCTTGGACAATAAGGACGAGCCCACTTTTCAAGCCCTATTTGCTCGACGTATGTAGCAATGGGAGGATCCATCCGTTTGAGCACCTCAAAATGTCTATCACATTCAGCCTACGACCATGCGTAGGCTGCCAACCATATTTGTGTGTTACATACATCAGTCTTGAACTTGTGCGTGACATTCATAGTAATATGTTTAAAGCAAAAACAATGGCATGCTTCGGGGAAATCGACCTCGACAGCATGTTCAATGCTCTGATGCCTATCCAATACGAACACAAGGTTTTCAACCTCCCCAATGGCTTCCCTTAACTTCTGCAAGAAATACTtccaagagtcgtggttctcACTGCCGATAATTGCAAAGGCCATCGAAAACAATTGGTTGTTTGCATCGTACGCAACATCAAGTAACATTGTGCCCCCATACTTTATCTTCAAGAATGTTCCGTCAATACTAATCACAGGACGACAAAACTTAAATCCCCTCCTACAAGCATTCAGTGACCAAAAACAGTACTTGAACCGATCGTCCTCTCTCACAATGTCAGTAATAGTACCCGGATTCTTCTGTTCCAGCATGTACAAGTAACCATATAACTTTGTATAAGATTCTGCTGGCGTACCCCTCACATAcgtaagtgccttctctctgcacctccaagccttctcataactAATCTTGATGCCATATTCCTTAAACATATCCCTCTGTATGTCTTTTGCCATGTATTTAGTTCCATCTGATGTGTACTTTTCCTTAATAATGTGGCCAATAACCCACGGTGCTGCTTGACAGTGATCAGAATTTCTAGAATCCAAGTTACATGTGTGTTCGTTGTGGAACACAGTAACCTCGAACATGTCACAACGTGCCTTCTTCCTCCCCCTTAATCTCCATTTACAATTTTGATCCTTGCAAGTAACGTACAACACATCAGTGCCAGACTTCCTCACCATCCACTCAAAATTCTTTTTCAGTGCATACCTTCCCACTACATTCTTCAATTCTTCCTTGTTTGTGTACAACTTGTCAAGATGTATCTCCCCTGAAGGCGTACCACTAAGAGATGTCGTATAGACATGATTTTCCTCTATGTCTTCCCTAGTCCGCATAAGAGGTTTGAATTTGGTACAAACTTCAAATTCAGAAGCAGGAGTACTAATGGAAGGACCTGGCCGACTACTACTAGTTCCTGGTGTTTGGTGATTCTCACTACGGGGGGGTCTTCTTTGTCGCTCTGCTTGGTTGTTTGGAGTTAGTTCCAACCTCAAGGGAGGTACCTGTACAGCTCCATCAACTTCCAGCTCcacatcatcatcctcatccaaATCTACCATAGGATCATCGTTGTAATAGGGACCATCGAACTCATCTAAATGATCAAATGCGATATTGGCTCTGTGGTCATCTATATTATTAGGTAGTTGTTCATTCAAACCAACCCCCTGATCAGTTTCTGGGACAAAGGTCCTTACCACACTTCGAGGGGTTACAGTTGGGGGAGTAGGCTCCAAATTCACATTCTTCTTCACCTTAGTCACAAATAGTGGCAGCAAGTTGTCCACACTCATCTTTGCCTTCATGCTAAAAAACACTCGTAGTTGACTATCTTTCACTAAAACCTCCGGCGAAAACTTGGTGCCTTTCATGTACATGTAACAGACTTCTAATTTCAGTTCATACACCAAAGGATCCACATCCAACTCTTCATACAAAACTTCACGCAACTTTTCCAGAGTAGTGTCAATGTCAAACATCAACGTCTTACTTGTTGGGGAATTGAATACCCAGTTGAAACCCTCGACAGCCcaaataccatcatacaatacaGACACAAATACAGTTGAATCTGTCactaacaaaaaaaatttaaatcagAAAAAAGTACAAATAAAGTCGTACAAATTTAAAATCGCACACATATCGTTCAATATCGCAAAAACATCGCACAAAGTCGCACAACTATCGCAAGAAATTTTGGACAAAATTAATACAGACAAAATCGCAATGATATCGCACAAGCATCGCACAAGTATCGCACACAGATAAAGTCGCCCACAA
The genomic region above belongs to Humulus lupulus chromosome 1, drHumLupu1.1, whole genome shotgun sequence and contains:
- the LOC133822516 gene encoding uncharacterized protein LOC133822516, with the protein product MLRRRRKLFPEVYTTNCVVLDTSAPQIFSMYWNCHDGDRSTFIWDESVIHYVRGMEHRYLPCWENQEYIYFTLNLPAEKHWVAVEVDIENWQIVEYDCDIGATTEDNMKSYLKPYAELFASLLRASSYFKTNSYVFPFETGDLSQLPPMHYKRATPEVVPQAESSGDCGMYAIEYVEHRMLDRSFEKVNDDNMLTFRHRWCVDLFYQNLSW